A section of the Malania oleifera isolate guangnan ecotype guangnan chromosome 2, ASM2987363v1, whole genome shotgun sequence genome encodes:
- the LOC131147995 gene encoding desmethylxanthohumol 6'-O-methyltransferase-like, protein MSTVHEEVDAKLKGEAYIWEVMLTFVGPMALKSAVELRIADIIHSHGRPITLRQIASAIDPPAADITTLSRIMRFLVHKSIFTAFPSPSSDGGPSSDILYGLTPSSTWLLGHAERTLAPMVLLMNHPLLLSPWHHLSDCVRDGGIAFKKAHGREVWDFAGANPEFNAMFNDAMACTARIMLDAILAGYKDGLADVESLVDVGGGTGSAIAEVVKACPHIKGINFDLPHVVATAPPFPGVCHVAGDMFHSIPKADAIFMKRVMHDWGDEDCIKILKNCRKAIFEKNGKVIIIDIVLQPDGKHLFDETRFTYDLMMLVGFLKGKERTKLEWEKVLHEGGFSRYKIIKIPTIVSIIEANP, encoded by the exons ATGTCGACAGTGCATGAGGAAGTTGATGCAAAGTTAAAGGGTGAAGCTTATATATGGGAAGTGATGCTTACTTTTGTAGGCCCCATGGCTCTCAAATCTGCTGTGGAGCTACGCATCGCCGACATCATACACTCCCACGGCCGTCCAATCACCTTGCGCCAAATCGCCTCCGCCATCGACCCTCCCGCCGCCGATATCACCACCCTCTCCCGTATCATGAGATTTCTCGTCCACAAGTCCATCTTCACCGCCTTTCCTTCTCCGTCGTCAGACGGCGGCCCATCCTCAGACATCCTCTACGGCCTCACCCCTTCCTCCACGTGGCTCCTCGGCCACGCCGAGAGGACGCTGGCGCCGATGGTGCTGTTGATGAATCATCCGCTGCTGCTGTCTCCGTGGCATCACTTATCCGACTGCGTCAGAGACGGCGGGATCGCCTTCAAGAAGGCTCACGGCCGGGAGGTTTGGGACTTCGCCGGTGCAAATCCGGAGTTCAACGCCATGTTCAATGACGCGATGGCGTGTACGGCTAGGATCATGCTTGATGCCATCCTGGCGGGGTACAAGGACGGGCTTGCCGACGTGGAGTCCCTCGTAGACGTGGGAGGTGGGACCGGGTCAGCGATTGCAGAGGTGGTGAAAGCGTGTCCACACATCAAGGGTATCAACTTTGACTTGCCACATGTCGTTGCCACTGCACCCCCGTTCCCCGGAGTGTGCCACGTCGCAGGTGACATGTTCCATAGCATTCCTAAAGCTGATGCAATTTTCATGAAG CGGGTAATGCACGATTGGGGAGATGAAGATTGTattaaaatcttgaaaaattgtCGAAAAGCAATCTTCGAGAAAAATGGCAAGGTGATCATCATTGATATTGTTTTGCAACCAGATGGTAAACACTTATTTGATGAGACAAGGTTCACATATGATCTAATGATGCTTGTCGGCTTTcttaaaggaaaagaaagaacaaaattaGAGTGGGAGAAGGTGTTACATGAAGGAGGATTTTCTCGCTATAAAATCATTAAAATTCCAACAATTGTGTCAATTATCGAGGCAAatccataa